One stretch of Amycolatopsis tolypomycina DNA includes these proteins:
- a CDS encoding VOC family protein: protein MQFTASTVSLTVDDVAASQEFFTTHLGYAVQQAAEGFASLSRSDAFDVVLLARGIEVLPPEQRDQRAGGLILAYTVTEGLDEEEKRLRAAGAPITMPLREEPWGERLFQVTDPNGVVVQFVQWAGHN, encoded by the coding sequence GTGCAGTTCACCGCCTCCACCGTCTCGCTGACCGTCGACGACGTCGCCGCGTCGCAGGAGTTCTTCACCACCCACCTCGGGTACGCCGTCCAGCAGGCCGCCGAGGGCTTCGCGTCCCTGTCCCGCTCCGACGCCTTCGACGTCGTGCTGCTCGCCCGCGGGATCGAGGTACTGCCGCCGGAGCAGCGTGACCAGCGCGCCGGCGGACTGATCCTCGCCTACACGGTGACCGAAGGCCTCGACGAAGAGGAGAAGCGGCTGCGGGCCGCGGGCGCGCCGATCACCATGCCGCTGCGGGAAGAGCCTTGGGGCGAGCGCCTGTTCCAGGTGACCGACCCCAACGGCGTCGTCGTCCAGTTCGTCCAGTGGGCCGGCCACAACTGA
- a CDS encoding IS982 family transposase, whose product MTTDLNTLLTALYVKIDDHLAGRRRVGRPPKLTDAELVTLAVAQALLGFTSEARWLRFLPARMPGAFRYLPGQSGYNRRLRAALPLIKQVMRWLAADTDLWTDTTWIVDSTPVECGRSRPTVQRSELAGWAKYGFCRSHSRWFWGLRLHLVCTPAGLPVAWALADPKVDERQVLMAICDHEPHLLTERPGLLIIADKGYVSAELDRFLAERGVRLIRPSYRNRKPHPGEPLLKSIRQLIESVNDTLKGQLNLEQHGGRTIEGVGVRVAQRLLALTAAIWHNRATGQPITRSLTAYDH is encoded by the coding sequence GTGACGACAGACCTGAACACCCTTCTCACCGCACTCTACGTCAAGATCGACGACCACCTCGCCGGCAGGCGGCGGGTGGGCAGGCCGCCGAAGCTGACCGACGCGGAGCTGGTGACCTTGGCCGTGGCCCAGGCGTTGCTGGGGTTCACCTCCGAGGCCCGCTGGCTGCGGTTCCTGCCCGCCCGGATGCCCGGCGCGTTCCGCTACCTACCCGGCCAATCCGGCTACAACCGACGCCTGCGCGCCGCGTTACCGCTGATCAAGCAGGTCATGCGCTGGCTGGCGGCGGACACGGACTTGTGGACCGACACCACCTGGATCGTGGACTCCACCCCGGTCGAATGCGGCCGATCCCGACCCACGGTCCAGCGTTCGGAGCTGGCCGGGTGGGCAAAGTATGGCTTCTGCCGCTCCCACTCGCGCTGGTTCTGGGGACTGCGGCTGCATCTGGTCTGCACCCCGGCCGGACTCCCGGTCGCCTGGGCGCTGGCCGACCCGAAGGTCGACGAGCGGCAGGTGCTCATGGCCATCTGCGACCACGAACCCCACCTGCTCACCGAACGTCCGGGGCTGCTGATCATCGCCGACAAGGGCTACGTCTCCGCGGAACTGGACCGCTTCCTGGCCGAGCGCGGGGTCCGGCTGATCCGGCCGTCCTACCGCAACCGCAAGCCGCATCCCGGTGAGCCGCTGCTCAAGTCCATCCGCCAGCTCATCGAGTCGGTCAACGACACCCTCAAGGGCCAGCTGAACCTGGAACAGCACGGTGGACGCACCATCGAAGGCGTCGGCGTCCGCGTCGCCCAACGCCTCCTGGCCCTCACCGCCGCCATCTGGCACAACCGCGCCACCGGCCAACCCATCACCCGATCACTGACCGCCTACGACCACTGA
- a CDS encoding GNAT family N-acetyltransferase codes for MVGQLGHPGPVTPLRLGVADAGEVLTLQRAAYVTEARAHGDLDLPPLLETLDETRVALAGLSWGVREAGRLVASVRLTVAGPVAVIGRLVVAPDRQGAGLGGGLLRFAESAAPAEVTLFRLFTGSKSVGPLHLYAKHGYRETHRTPENNHELVHLEKARAS; via the coding sequence GTGGTCGGGCAGCTGGGGCATCCGGGTCCGGTGACGCCGCTGCGCCTGGGCGTCGCCGACGCGGGCGAAGTCCTGACGCTGCAACGCGCCGCGTACGTGACCGAGGCTCGCGCGCACGGCGACCTCGACCTGCCGCCGCTGCTGGAAACCCTCGACGAGACACGGGTTGCGCTCGCGGGGCTGTCCTGGGGTGTCCGGGAGGCGGGCCGCCTGGTGGCGTCGGTGCGGCTGACGGTGGCCGGGCCGGTCGCGGTGATCGGCAGGCTGGTCGTCGCCCCGGACCGGCAGGGCGCCGGGCTGGGCGGCGGGCTGCTGCGGTTCGCGGAGTCGGCGGCGCCGGCCGAGGTGACGCTGTTCCGGCTCTTCACCGGCTCGAAGAGCGTGGGGCCGTTGCACCTGTACGCCAAGCACGGGTACCGGGAGACGCACCGGACGCCCGAGAACAACCACGAGCTGGTGCACCTGGAGAAGGCCCGGGCCTCCTAG
- a CDS encoding aldose 1-epimerase family protein → MGNPTGQQFEITRGNARAVVTEIGAGLRAFEVGGVPYVEEFPEDAKPPLGAGQVLLPWPNRTKGGQWTFQGETQQLEITEEARGNAIHGLTRHLEWELLEHAESSVTLAVDVAVQPGWPVPLRATVTYEIAPRELTVTHEIRNEGEQPIGVGVGTHPYFRIGDVPTDELTLTLPASRVRPSLPDEQMPYAEEQDVEGTEYDFRAGRVLAGVNLDTAFGGLAAAEDGRHHIVLSHDGQELLVWTGPDFHWAQVFTPDDLVGRGRAVAIEPMTCPADALNTGTDLIELEPSASWSGSWGIRVR, encoded by the coding sequence ATGGGCAACCCGACCGGTCAGCAGTTCGAGATCACCCGCGGCAACGCCCGCGCCGTCGTCACCGAAATCGGTGCCGGCCTGCGCGCGTTCGAAGTCGGCGGCGTGCCGTACGTCGAGGAGTTCCCCGAAGACGCGAAGCCGCCGCTGGGCGCCGGGCAGGTGCTGCTGCCCTGGCCGAACCGGACCAAGGGCGGCCAGTGGACGTTCCAGGGGGAGACCCAGCAGCTCGAAATCACCGAGGAGGCGCGCGGCAACGCCATCCACGGCCTGACCCGCCACCTCGAGTGGGAGCTGCTGGAGCACGCGGAGTCGTCGGTCACCCTGGCCGTCGACGTCGCGGTGCAGCCCGGCTGGCCGGTGCCGCTGCGCGCGACCGTGACGTACGAAATCGCGCCGCGCGAGCTGACCGTCACCCACGAGATCCGCAACGAAGGCGAGCAGCCGATCGGCGTCGGCGTCGGCACGCACCCGTACTTCCGGATCGGCGATGTCCCGACCGACGAGCTCACCCTGACGCTGCCCGCGAGCCGCGTCCGGCCGTCCCTGCCTGACGAACAGATGCCCTACGCCGAGGAGCAGGACGTCGAGGGCACCGAGTACGACTTCCGGGCCGGTCGCGTGTTGGCGGGCGTCAACCTGGACACGGCGTTCGGCGGCCTCGCGGCGGCCGAGGACGGCCGGCACCACATCGTCCTGAGCCACGACGGCCAGGAGCTGCTGGTCTGGACCGGCCCGGACTTCCACTGGGCGCAGGTGTTCACGCCGGACGACCTGGTCGGCCGCGGCCGCGCGGTCGCGATCGAGCCGATGACCTGCCCGGCCGACGCGCTCAACACGGGTACCGACCTGATCGAGCTGGAGCCGTCGGCGTCGTGGTCGGGCAGCTGGGGCATCCGGGTCCGGTGA
- a CDS encoding TetR/AcrR family transcriptional regulator — MVRRTDTRQRMLDTAADLFQTQGYHATGLTQLTTAGGAPKGSLYFHFPGGKEQLAAEAVRLSTERTGTLLEAILGDAPDPATGIDRAVDALAGFLTASDFQRGCPIATVALDAAAASDPIREACVDGYASWHGILTGYFAAQGLSGERADELATVVLAAIEGGLLLARTRRDLAPLRAVATHLHATLEREFS, encoded by the coding sequence ATGGTTCGCCGCACCGACACGCGGCAGCGGATGCTCGACACCGCCGCCGACCTGTTCCAGACCCAGGGCTACCACGCCACCGGCCTCACCCAGCTGACGACGGCGGGCGGGGCGCCCAAGGGGTCGCTCTACTTCCACTTCCCCGGCGGCAAGGAACAGCTCGCCGCCGAGGCCGTCCGGCTTTCGACCGAACGCACGGGCACGCTCCTCGAAGCGATCCTCGGCGACGCTCCCGACCCCGCGACCGGGATCGACCGCGCGGTCGACGCGCTCGCGGGTTTCCTGACCGCGTCGGACTTCCAGCGCGGCTGCCCGATCGCGACCGTGGCACTGGATGCCGCCGCGGCCAGCGACCCGATCCGGGAAGCCTGCGTCGACGGCTACGCGTCGTGGCACGGCATCCTCACCGGATACTTCGCCGCACAAGGGCTTTCCGGCGAGCGCGCCGACGAGCTCGCCACCGTCGTCCTCGCTGCGATCGAAGGCGGGCTGCTGCTGGCCCGCACCCGCCGCGACCTCGCGCCGCTGCGCGCCGTCGCCACCCACCTGCACGCCACCCTCGAACGGGAGTTCTCCTGA
- a CDS encoding MBL fold metallo-hydrolase: MRVHHLNCGTLRPPGGRLIDGRPGVFRRATMVCHCLLLETDTGLVLVETGMGTPAAVDRNAWLGAGFVRQSNPVPDPAQTAIAQVRALGFDPADVRDIVLTHLDLDHAGGLIDFPWARVHVYAEELRAFTEPRDDERGRYRRIQFAHGPQWMSYADSGEAWFGFDAVRQLDGLPPEILLVPLSGHTRGHAGVAVDTGHGWLLNAGDSYFFHGQVAAAPHCPPGLKWFEGHMETVKGARLDNHRRLRQLVQEHGDEVSVFAAHDETEFLRLSTRSSV, encoded by the coding sequence ATGCGCGTCCACCACCTCAACTGCGGCACCCTGCGGCCGCCCGGCGGCAGGCTGATCGACGGGAGACCGGGCGTGTTCCGGCGCGCCACCATGGTCTGCCACTGCCTGCTGCTGGAGACGGACACCGGTCTCGTGCTCGTCGAAACCGGCATGGGCACACCCGCCGCCGTCGACCGGAACGCCTGGCTCGGCGCCGGATTCGTGCGCCAGTCCAACCCGGTCCCCGACCCGGCGCAGACGGCGATCGCGCAGGTCCGCGCGCTCGGCTTCGACCCGGCCGACGTCCGCGACATCGTGCTGACCCACCTCGACCTCGACCACGCCGGCGGGCTGATCGACTTCCCGTGGGCGCGCGTGCACGTCTACGCGGAGGAGTTGCGGGCGTTCACCGAACCGCGCGACGACGAGCGCGGCCGGTACCGCCGGATCCAGTTCGCCCACGGTCCACAGTGGATGTCCTATGCGGACTCCGGCGAGGCGTGGTTCGGCTTCGACGCCGTCCGGCAGCTCGACGGCCTGCCGCCGGAGATCCTGCTGGTCCCGCTGTCGGGACACACGCGCGGCCACGCCGGGGTCGCCGTCGACACCGGCCACGGCTGGCTGCTCAACGCCGGCGACTCGTACTTCTTCCACGGCCAGGTCGCCGCCGCCCCGCACTGCCCGCCGGGCCTGAAGTGGTTCGAAGGCCACATGGAGACGGTCAAGGGCGCCCGGCTGGACAATCACCGCCGCCTGCGCCAGCTTGTTCAGGAGCACGGCGACGAGGTGAGCGTGTTCGCCGCGCACGACGAGACCGAGTTCCTCCGGCTGAGCACCAGGAGCAGCGTATGA
- a CDS encoding MBL fold metallo-hydrolase: MKVHHLNCGTMRPAGGKLIDGEPGLLRRAELVAHCLLIETGDSLVLVDTGFGTQAVARPREWLGGFFLAAVGARLEAAETAVAQIKALGLDPADVRHVIATHLDVDHAGGLADFPNAVVHVRAEEQRSATAPANAAEKNRYRAAQFAHRPLWSTYEETGEPWFGFDAVRALKGLPEEILLVPLPGHTRGHAGVAVDTGDGWLLHAGDAYFFHGQLDPVAPHCPPGLTAFQTLVQTVRGPRLENLARLHELARTHRDDVTVFSAHSPVELAAVRRKSPGTE; this comes from the coding sequence ATGAAGGTGCACCACCTCAACTGCGGGACGATGCGCCCGGCGGGCGGTAAGCTGATCGACGGCGAGCCCGGCCTGCTGCGGCGGGCGGAGCTGGTCGCGCACTGCCTGCTGATCGAAACCGGCGACAGCCTGGTGCTGGTCGACACCGGCTTCGGCACCCAGGCCGTCGCCCGTCCCCGCGAGTGGCTCGGCGGGTTCTTCCTGGCGGCGGTGGGCGCCCGGCTCGAAGCGGCCGAGACGGCCGTCGCGCAGATCAAGGCGCTCGGCCTCGACCCCGCCGACGTCCGGCACGTCATCGCGACGCACCTCGACGTCGACCACGCGGGCGGGCTGGCCGACTTCCCGAACGCCGTCGTGCACGTCCGCGCCGAAGAGCAGCGGTCCGCGACGGCCCCGGCGAACGCGGCGGAGAAGAACCGCTACCGCGCGGCGCAGTTCGCGCACCGCCCGCTGTGGAGCACGTACGAGGAGACGGGCGAGCCGTGGTTCGGCTTCGACGCGGTCCGCGCGCTCAAGGGCCTGCCGGAGGAGATCCTGCTGGTCCCGCTCCCCGGCCACACGCGCGGCCACGCGGGCGTGGCGGTCGACACGGGCGACGGCTGGCTCCTGCACGCGGGCGACGCGTACTTCTTCCACGGCCAGCTGGACCCGGTGGCACCGCACTGCCCGCCGGGCCTGACGGCGTTCCAGACCCTGGTCCAGACGGTGCGCGGGCCGCGGCTGGAGAACCTGGCGCGGCTGCACGAGCTGGCGCGGACCCACCGCGACGACGTCACGGTGTTCTCGGCGCACAGCCCGGTCGAACTGGCGGCAGTGCGCCGGAAATCGCCGGGAACCGAATGA
- a CDS encoding DUF3558 family protein — MRTLAVAFVAFAALTACSSGDEPSKAPSSSAPTQPKPAPSTNAAAAALDPCKLLPAEAVSKALFLDNLKAVPGPAQDSTANGGKARSCEYQHDGKAAGALAVTRYEGKQGKPAEMVASIKKAKPGAQDVPGFPDGAVYYVDGQKTATLASAELVAGTPVLINYTGPAKMTPEQLAPLVKQALDAG; from the coding sequence ATGCGTACCTTAGCCGTCGCTTTTGTCGCTTTTGCCGCCTTGACCGCCTGCTCCTCCGGGGACGAACCCTCGAAGGCACCCTCGTCGTCCGCGCCCACCCAGCCGAAGCCGGCGCCGAGCACGAACGCCGCCGCGGCGGCGCTCGACCCCTGCAAGCTGCTGCCCGCCGAGGCCGTTTCGAAGGCGCTGTTCCTCGACAACCTCAAGGCGGTGCCGGGCCCGGCGCAGGACAGCACGGCCAACGGCGGCAAGGCACGCAGCTGCGAGTACCAGCACGACGGCAAGGCCGCCGGCGCGCTCGCGGTGACCCGCTACGAGGGCAAGCAGGGCAAGCCCGCCGAGATGGTCGCGTCGATCAAGAAGGCGAAGCCGGGCGCGCAGGACGTCCCGGGCTTCCCGGACGGTGCCGTCTACTACGTCGACGGCCAGAAGACGGCAACGCTCGCTTCGGCCGAACTCGTCGCGGGCACGCCGGTGCTGATCAACTACACCGGCCCGGCGAAGATGACGCCGGAGCAGCTCGCCCCGCTCGTCAAGCAGGCCCTCGACGCCGGCTGA
- a CDS encoding MFS transporter, producing MPPRSGIRKVLGRIIVDTRPLKIPAFRRLWLSTVVTAVGTQLTAVAVPKQVFDLTGSSAYVGLTGLVALVPLLIFGLWGGAVADAVDRRKLLFVTNVGVAITSGLLWLQAFAQFGSVWLVLGLLAVNQAFFAINMPTRGAVVARLVPAELLPSANALNTTMSTFGAVFGPLLAGALIPVLGLSTLYLIDVVALTITLFAVWRLPSIPPLNGPSRRAGIRDVVDGFKYLAGQKILLASFVADIIAMVFGMPRALIPEMAERTFGDPPGGGPALGWLYAALPAGAMLIGLFSGWLTRIHRQGVAVVVAICAWGAAVAAFGLAHSLWLAVVFMALAGAADMVSAVYRMAILQVATTDEMRGRLQGVFTVVVAGGPRIADLTHGWGAAAFGTAAAASVGGLLVIVLVCASMFLLPAFWRYRAPTT from the coding sequence TTGCCGCCCCGCTCGGGCATTCGGAAGGTCCTCGGCCGCATCATCGTCGATACGCGGCCGCTGAAAATCCCCGCCTTCCGGCGGCTTTGGCTGTCCACTGTGGTCACCGCCGTCGGTACCCAGCTGACCGCCGTTGCCGTGCCCAAGCAGGTCTTCGACCTCACCGGGTCCTCCGCCTACGTCGGCCTCACCGGGCTCGTCGCGCTCGTTCCGCTGCTCATCTTCGGGCTCTGGGGTGGCGCCGTCGCCGATGCCGTTGATCGGCGGAAGCTGCTCTTCGTCACCAACGTCGGCGTCGCCATCACCTCCGGCCTCCTCTGGCTGCAGGCCTTCGCGCAGTTCGGCTCCGTCTGGCTCGTCCTCGGGCTGCTCGCCGTCAACCAGGCCTTCTTCGCGATCAACATGCCCACCCGCGGTGCCGTCGTGGCGCGGCTCGTGCCCGCCGAACTGCTGCCGTCGGCCAACGCCCTCAACACCACCATGTCCACCTTCGGCGCGGTCTTCGGCCCGCTGCTCGCCGGCGCGCTGATCCCCGTCCTCGGCCTCTCCACCCTCTACCTGATCGACGTCGTCGCCCTGACCATCACGCTCTTCGCCGTCTGGCGGCTGCCCTCGATCCCGCCGCTCAACGGCCCTTCGCGCCGCGCCGGGATCAGGGACGTCGTCGACGGCTTCAAGTACCTCGCCGGGCAGAAGATCCTGCTGGCCTCCTTCGTCGCCGACATCATCGCCATGGTCTTCGGGATGCCGCGCGCGCTGATCCCGGAGATGGCCGAACGCACCTTCGGCGACCCGCCCGGCGGTGGCCCCGCGCTCGGCTGGCTCTACGCCGCCCTGCCCGCGGGCGCGATGCTGATCGGGCTCTTCTCCGGCTGGCTGACGCGCATCCACCGCCAAGGCGTCGCTGTCGTCGTCGCGATCTGTGCCTGGGGTGCCGCGGTGGCCGCGTTCGGGCTCGCGCACTCGCTGTGGCTCGCCGTCGTCTTCATGGCGCTGGCCGGGGCCGCGGACATGGTCAGCGCGGTCTACCGGATGGCGATCCTGCAGGTCGCGACCACCGACGAGATGCGCGGACGGCTCCAGGGCGTCTTCACGGTCGTCGTCGCCGGCGGCCCGCGGATCGCCGACCTGACCCACGGCTGGGGTGCCGCCGCGTTCGGGACCGCGGCCGCGGCGAGCGTCGGTGGCCTGCTGGTCATCGTGCTCGTGTGCGCGTCGATGTTCCTGCTCCCGGCCTTCTGGCGATACCGGGCGCCCACGACGTAG
- a CDS encoding HARBI1 family protein, translating to MINYGATLDVARELVWFVARVLHTERRRRGTRRGRRALTPYWQAVLVLRWFRDATPLHRLAADHRISIATAYRYLHEAITALAAQAPDLHQVLRERHAAGDTHVILDGTLIPCDRVAATTIKTKGKNRGRIVHLWYSGKHRAFGGNIQFLASPDGFPLWVSAVLPGSRNDLSAARDHGIVGALTAAAGQGLRTLADKAYHAAGIGILTPFKKTAGQPPLNARQRVHNLLHARARALGERAMALLKTRWSALQRITLCPHRIGHIVQAALVLTHHEHHGRY from the coding sequence GTGATCAATTATGGTGCCACCCTCGATGTGGCGCGTGAACTGGTCTGGTTCGTTGCCCGTGTCCTGCACACCGAGCGTCGGCGGCGTGGCACCCGCCGGGGCCGGCGCGCGTTGACCCCGTACTGGCAGGCGGTGCTGGTGCTGCGCTGGTTCCGCGACGCCACCCCCCTGCACCGGCTGGCGGCCGACCATCGCATCAGCATCGCCACCGCCTACCGCTACCTGCACGAAGCCATCACCGCCCTCGCCGCCCAGGCCCCGGACCTGCATCAGGTCCTGCGCGAGCGGCACGCCGCCGGTGACACACACGTGATCCTGGACGGCACCCTGATCCCGTGTGACCGGGTCGCGGCGACCACGATCAAAACCAAAGGTAAGAACCGTGGCCGGATCGTGCACCTGTGGTACTCGGGCAAGCACCGCGCCTTCGGCGGGAACATCCAGTTCCTGGCCAGCCCGGACGGGTTCCCGTTGTGGGTCTCGGCGGTGCTGCCCGGCTCCCGCAACGACCTCTCCGCCGCCCGCGACCACGGGATCGTCGGTGCGTTGACCGCCGCCGCGGGCCAGGGCCTGAGAACTCTGGCCGACAAGGCCTACCACGCCGCCGGGATCGGCATCCTCACCCCGTTCAAGAAAACCGCAGGTCAACCACCCCTCAACGCCCGGCAACGGGTCCACAACCTGCTGCACGCCCGGGCCCGCGCCCTGGGTGAACGCGCCATGGCACTCCTCAAAACCCGCTGGTCAGCACTCCAACGAATCACCCTCTGCCCACACCGCATCGGCCACATCGTCCAAGCAGCCCTCGTCCTCACCCACCACGAACACCACGGCCGCTACTGA
- the pdxH gene encoding pyridoxamine 5'-phosphate oxidase, with product MMPEIEDQVEDAVVRLPGMRVAYDGAAFDETALAATWTDQLQGWLNQAVAAGIAEPNAMVLATADAEGRPSSRTVLCKGLDDRGVVFYTNYTSSKSHDLTATRYASVTFPWYALHRQVHVRGEVEKVGVKETAEYWAQRPRGSQLGAWASPQSRVVDGRRALDNALHGIERRFADVEHIPAPPHWGGWRIRPDLVEFWQGREDRMHDRLRYVRNDDGWHIERVAP from the coding sequence ATGATGCCGGAGATCGAGGACCAGGTGGAAGACGCCGTAGTACGCCTTCCCGGAATGCGCGTGGCCTACGACGGCGCGGCGTTCGACGAAACCGCGCTCGCCGCCACCTGGACCGATCAGCTGCAGGGCTGGCTGAACCAGGCGGTCGCGGCGGGCATCGCGGAGCCGAACGCCATGGTGCTGGCGACGGCGGACGCCGAAGGCCGCCCGTCGTCCCGCACGGTCCTGTGCAAGGGCCTCGACGACCGCGGCGTCGTGTTCTACACGAACTACACGTCATCGAAGAGCCACGACCTGACGGCGACCCGGTACGCGTCGGTGACGTTCCCCTGGTACGCGCTGCACCGCCAGGTCCACGTCCGCGGCGAGGTCGAGAAGGTCGGCGTCAAGGAGACGGCGGAGTACTGGGCCCAGCGTCCGCGCGGTTCGCAGCTGGGCGCCTGGGCGTCACCGCAGTCCCGCGTGGTCGACGGCCGCCGCGCGCTGGACAACGCGCTGCACGGGATCGAGCGGCGCTTCGCGGACGTGGAGCACATCCCGGCACCGCCACACTGGGGCGGCTGGCGGATCCGGCCGGACCTGGTCGAGTTCTGGCAGGGGCGGGAAGACCGGATGCACGACCGGCTGCGGTACGTGCGCAACGACGACGGGTGGCACATCGAGCGCGTCGCCCCCTGA